One window from the genome of Planifilum fimeticola encodes:
- a CDS encoding DeoR/GlpR family DNA-binding transcription regulator, with the protein MKYNQSRSSWRGGGYIFAEERQRRMMEYIYERKRATVAELSEVFRVSEATVRRDLKELEEANRIRRTHGGAIPRERVGFEPSIQEKKDQFAKEKQRIAEKAVELIRDGETILLDSGTTTHQLARMLGRFSRLTVVTNSNSILQELQGMEHLELISTGGMVRRGIESMVGPIAEQTLGMIKVDKTFLGTNALDPEEGISTPHLLEAQVKKAMIRAAKEVILLCDRSKINRVSFAKVAPLSSVNVLITDQKAPSDILERIQEQHVQVIRA; encoded by the coding sequence ATCAAATATAATCAAAGTAGGTCATCCTGGAGGGGGGGAGGATATATTTTCGCTGAGGAACGGCAGAGGCGCATGATGGAGTACATCTACGAGCGCAAGCGAGCCACCGTGGCGGAATTGAGCGAAGTCTTCCGGGTGTCCGAAGCGACGGTTCGGCGGGATCTGAAGGAATTGGAGGAGGCCAATCGGATCCGGCGAACCCACGGGGGAGCCATTCCCCGGGAGCGGGTGGGTTTCGAACCCAGCATCCAGGAGAAAAAGGATCAGTTCGCCAAGGAAAAACAGCGCATCGCTGAAAAAGCCGTCGAACTGATCCGGGACGGGGAAACGATCCTGCTGGATTCGGGAACCACCACCCATCAACTGGCCCGAATGCTCGGCCGGTTTTCCCGTCTGACCGTCGTGACGAATTCCAACAGCATCCTTCAGGAATTGCAGGGGATGGAGCATCTGGAGCTGATCAGCACCGGCGGCATGGTGCGCCGGGGAATCGAGTCGATGGTGGGGCCGATTGCGGAACAAACCCTGGGAATGATCAAGGTGGACAAAACGTTTTTGGGAACCAACGCCCTGGACCCGGAGGAGGGAATCAGCACGCCCCACCTGTTGGAAGCCCAGGTGAAGAAAGCGATGATTCGCGCGGCGAAGGAAGTGATTCTGCTCTGCGACCGCAGCAAGATCAACCGGGTTTCCTTCGCCAAGGTGGCTCCGCTGTCCTCGGTGAATGTTCTGATCACGGACCAGAAGGCGCCCTCTGATATTCTCGAGCGGATCCAGGAACAGCATGTCCAAGTCATTCGCGCGTGA
- a CDS encoding ABC transporter ATP-binding protein, with translation MRIEWSHLNKVYTSQNRPRARRIGLLDFTAAARKGITAVLGPEGSGKSTLLQLTAGLLVPDDGRITYQVTEGETVIWSKGRAAAVGTSALGSLKSRITYIPPMRRMNKSISLEKYLLYHAQLGQMPYPRRRVAELIAEWGLAAVRRVPLSAIPGEMMKRVMLVEMLLRDPLIALLDEPTAGLDQWGKRLLWRELRRLAPHRIILIATRDLRWAECADDLLLMESGSCRRLGPKKLLTANVPEGTVAAWYEMMQTFSNHRSRPRRGTFIADRREKGY, from the coding sequence TTGCGGATTGAGTGGTCTCATCTCAACAAAGTCTATACCTCCCAAAACCGTCCCCGGGCACGCCGGATCGGACTTCTCGATTTTACCGCCGCCGCGAGGAAAGGCATCACTGCGGTTCTCGGCCCCGAAGGTTCCGGGAAAAGCACGCTGTTGCAGCTGACGGCCGGACTTCTGGTTCCTGACGACGGGCGAATCACCTACCAGGTGACGGAAGGGGAGACCGTGATCTGGTCCAAGGGGCGCGCGGCCGCCGTGGGAACCTCCGCCCTGGGAAGTCTGAAATCCCGGATTACATACATCCCGCCCATGCGCCGGATGAACAAGTCCATCTCTTTAGAAAAGTATCTGTTGTACCATGCCCAGCTCGGCCAAATGCCCTACCCGAGGAGGCGCGTCGCCGAGCTGATCGCCGAATGGGGATTGGCCGCCGTCCGGCGCGTCCCCCTCTCCGCCATTCCGGGGGAGATGATGAAGCGGGTGATGCTGGTCGAGATGTTGCTCCGGGATCCTTTGATCGCGCTGTTGGACGAACCCACGGCGGGACTGGACCAATGGGGAAAAAGGCTTCTCTGGCGGGAGTTGCGCCGTCTTGCGCCTCACCGGATCATCCTGATCGCCACCCGGGATCTCCGATGGGCGGAATGCGCAGACGATCTGCTGTTGATGGAGTCGGGTTCCTGTCGCCGGTTGGGACCCAAAAAATTGTTGACCGCCAACGTGCCGGAGGGGACGGTGGCTGCTTGGTACGAAATGATGCAGACTTTTTCCAATCATCGTTCCCGTCCCCGTCGGGGGACCTTTATCGCCGATCGACGGGAAAAGGGGTACTGA